A window from Intestinimonas massiliensis (ex Afouda et al. 2020) encodes these proteins:
- a CDS encoding RNA polymerase sigma factor, whose product MESNPRDYGEQCRFDAFCKKVLRNEARAYLRNMKRQREREAFFSDLSQAELDKLCVVDCYPSDSIVFSSHGYDLHIDNELVAEAFSALPHTEQSILILHCTLGLADGEIGNLVGMSRSAVQRHRTKALQELREALSALMPKGG is encoded by the coding sequence ATGGAATCTAACCCCCGCGACTATGGCGAGCAATGCCGGTTCGATGCTTTTTGCAAGAAGGTATTGCGAAACGAGGCCAGAGCCTACCTGCGGAACATGAAACGCCAAAGAGAGCGTGAAGCCTTCTTTAGCGACTTGTCCCAGGCGGAGCTGGACAAGCTCTGCGTCGTGGATTGTTACCCCAGCGACAGCATTGTGTTCTCGTCGCACGGCTACGATCTACATATCGACAACGAGCTTGTGGCCGAGGCTTTCTCCGCTTTGCCGCACACGGAGCAGAGCATTTTGATTTTGCACTGCACCCTGGGCCTGGCAGACGGTGAGATCGGCAATCTCGTTGGGATGTCCCGTAGCGCCGTTCAGCGGCACCGGACGAAGGCGCTGCAGGAGCTGCGCGAAGCATTGTCGGCGCTGATGCCGAAAGGAGGCTGA
- a CDS encoding helix-turn-helix domain-containing protein, with translation MSEIQNGTERRPLECRTYTVNEVARILGVSRTQAYRLVQEGLFKSVRIGNAIRIPKRSFDKWLEPLDL, from the coding sequence GTGTCAGAAATTCAGAACGGTACGGAGAGAAGGCCTTTGGAGTGCCGCACCTATACGGTCAACGAGGTTGCCCGTATATTGGGTGTCAGCCGGACACAGGCATACCGCCTTGTGCAGGAGGGCCTTTTCAAAAGCGTACGAATTGGTAACGCCATACGAATTCCCAAGCGGTCGTTTGACAAGTGGCTGGAGCCGCTTGATCTGTGA
- a CDS encoding Rgg/GadR/MutR family transcriptional regulator, with the protein METYGITIRKIRLSKGFSHKEIYTGILSKSFAIDFEKGMYDIKFNLMLKILDRLMISVDELLLIHSQYKTTPCHEPLLNVNLERIKNDPSYSADIEKKFYDEMKANKTSSSRLQHAEIVALRSVYGDPDYQNSSEYQVAKSYIQKYLFDVETWSLSEFRIFSDMSFIFENGDVKTSLFLTAWETLEKYKAHPDYQVYLSHLLVNNLYQLIRTRQYTIAEKAIDKLQELTIDPNMLSWKVPMLYYDGLLNYATGNPQSGLSKIKKAKQIYHLCGNDFMVEQMDIGLELLQNP; encoded by the coding sequence ATGGAAACATACGGTATCACGATTCGTAAGATTAGATTAAGCAAGGGCTTTTCTCATAAAGAAATATATACCGGCATTTTGAGTAAGTCCTTTGCCATTGATTTTGAGAAGGGAATGTATGACATCAAGTTTAATCTCATGCTGAAAATTTTGGATAGGCTAATGATTTCCGTGGATGAACTTCTTCTGATACATAGCCAGTACAAAACAACACCTTGCCATGAACCTTTGCTGAATGTTAATCTTGAGCGAATAAAAAATGATCCATCATACTCTGCCGATATAGAAAAGAAATTCTATGATGAAATGAAGGCAAATAAAACTTCATCCAGCAGATTACAACACGCAGAAATAGTAGCATTAAGATCTGTATATGGAGATCCTGATTATCAAAATTCATCCGAGTATCAAGTAGCCAAGAGCTACATTCAGAAGTATCTTTTTGATGTGGAAACTTGGTCATTGTCTGAATTTCGTATATTTTCAGATATGAGCTTTATATTTGAGAATGGTGATGTGAAAACCTCACTTTTCCTTACTGCATGGGAAACCTTAGAAAAGTATAAAGCGCATCCAGATTATCAGGTATACCTATCTCATTTGTTAGTGAACAATCTCTATCAACTGATTCGCACCAGGCAATATACCATTGCAGAAAAAGCGATTGACAAACTGCAAGAGTTAACGATTGATCCTAATATGCTATCTTGGAAAGTTCCAATGCTTTATTATGACGGTTTGCTAAACTATGCAACAGGTAATCCGCAATCCGGCTTATCAAAAATCAAAAAAGCAAAGCAAATCTATCATCTATGCGGCAATGATTTCATGGTTGAGCAAATGGACATTGGGCTTGAACTTTTGCAAAACCCATAG
- a CDS encoding helix-turn-helix domain-containing protein translates to MTEPIHKGKDLPPVWVIHAASGGDSEAMEQVLRYYDDYMSRLCTRTLYDKDGTPHVCVDTHMKRCLEIRLIRAVMRA, encoded by the coding sequence ATGACAGAGCCCATCCACAAGGGAAAGGACCTGCCGCCCGTTTGGGTGATTCACGCGGCCTCCGGCGGTGACAGCGAGGCCATGGAGCAAGTGCTGCGGTACTACGACGACTATATGAGCCGCCTGTGTACCCGTACTCTCTATGACAAGGACGGAACCCCTCATGTGTGCGTGGATACCCACATGAAACGCTGTCTGGAAATCCGACTGATCCGGGCCGTGATGCGCGCCTGA